The DNA segment CGACGCAAGGTGATCCGCATCCGGGACGGGGCCGTCTCCACGCGCCCGGACACGCTCGTCGCCGAGGAACCGCTGGAGATCAGACTGAACGGCAAGCCGCTCGCGATCACCATGCGCACTCCGGGCGACGACTTCGCACTGGCGGCGGGCTTCCTGGTCAGCGAGGGCGTCCTCGCCGAGCAGGGCGATCTGCAGAACATCGTGTACTGCGCGGGCGCCACGGTGGACGGCTCCAACACGTACAACGTGGTGGACGTGAGGACCGCGCCGGGCGTGCAGATCCCGGACATCACGCTGGAGCGGAACGTCTACACGACCTCGTCCTGCGGCCTGTGCGGCAAGGCCAGTCTCGACGCGGTCCGCACGACGGCCCGCTGGCCGATAGCCGACACTCCCCCGGTCCGGGTCGAACCCGAACTGCTCGCGAGCCTCCCCGACCGGCTCCGCGCGGCCCAGCGGGTCTTCGACCGGACCGGGGGCCTGCACGCGGCGGCCCTGTTCTCGGAGGACGGCGAGCTGCTGGACATCCGCGAGGACGTGGGCCGGCACAACGCGGTCGACAAGCTGGTCGGGCGCGCCCTGCAGAACGGGGACCTGCCGCTGTCCCGGACGATTCTGCTGGTCTCCGGGCGGGCCAGCTTCGAGCTGGCGCAGAAGGCCGTGATGGCGGGGATCCCCCTGCTCGCGGCGGTGTCGGCGCCCTCGTCGCTCGCAGTGGACCTGGCCGCGGAGACGGGGCTGACGCTGGTGGGCTTCCTGCGGGGCAGCTCCATGAACGTGTACGCGGGCGAACACCGGCTGGCCCTGCGGACCGCGGCCGCCCAGGCCTGACAGGTTCCCCGCGACACGGCGGCGGGGCCCCGACCGGCGGGGAGCGCCCCCTGCGCCGTACAGGGGCCCCGTCTCAGCCCGAGGCTCGCGCACGACGGTCGCTCAGCTCCGGGTCCCGGAGATCCGGATCAACAGGTCCATGAACCGGTCGCGTTCGGCCGGTGACAGCGGGGCGAGGAGCGCGTCATTGGCCTCGCGGGCCGCTTTCTCACAACGCTCCAGCAGGCGCGCACCCGCGTCGGTGAGGGAGACCGCGTTCTTGCGGCGGTCGTTCGGGTCCGGCTCACGCAGGACGAGGCCGGCGGACTGCAGGTCGTTGAGGATCCCGACCAGGTCCTTGGGGTCGAGCTGGACGCTGCGGCCGAGATCCGCCTGCGCCACGGGGGCGAGGTCGCGGACGGCCGAGAGCACCACGTGATGCCACATCTTCACGCCCTCCGCCGCGAGCGCCTCGGTCAGCAGGGAACGCCCCCGGGCCGCCGCTCGGCCGAGCAGCCAGCTGGGGAGGGTGCGGACAGCGGGAAGGGGGCTTCGGGCATGCCGGCACCCTATCGGGAACTCATTGGACTTCCCCATGACCGACGGCCGGCGTCAGCACCGCGCAGACCGTTGGTGCTCCCAGTGACTTCTGGAGGTGCGAAGCGCCGCGTCCGCTACGAATCCACCGGCGGCCCCCTGTTCCTGGAGGAGACCCCCGTCCCGGAACCGGGCCCCGGCGAGCTGCTCGTCCACTGCGAGGCCGTCGGCGTCACGCTCCCGGTGGTCCGCAAGGTCACCGAGACGGCCGAGCCCGTGCCGCTGGGCGGAGAGGTAGCGGGCGAGGTCGTGGCCCTGGGCGCCGGAGCAGGCCGCTTCCGCGCCGGGGACCGCGTGACCGGCCTGTGCGAGCGGGGTCGGACACCTGGCCGTGCAGCTGGTGCGGGGCCCCGTCGACTACGTCCTCGATGCCGTCGGCGGCGACCTGCTGAGCCCGGCCCTCGCGGCGCTCAAGCCTGCCGTGCACGGGGAGTTCACTCTGGAGGAGGCCCTCGAGGCCCATGTGGCGGTCGAGACGCGGGCCAACCGAGGGAAAGTAGTACTCCATCCGTGAGTGACACGTGCACGGTTCTTGTGATGTGTGCGATAGCCCAACTAACGTCTGTGAAGCGCACTTTGGACGTGGGATGTCCGAATGTTCGGATGCCTGGACGCATGACCAGACGATGAAGGGGCGGGCCGCACCATGCCTTCAAGAGTTCGCGCACGTCTCAGAGCTGCCCTCGTCGCGGCCGTCGCCACCCTCGCGACGGCCGCGACGTTAAGTCCGGCCGAGTCCCAACCGGCCACCAAAACACCGTCGTTCGAGCAGCAGGTCCTCTTCAAGGCGTCCCAAGAACCCGGGTACGCCTGCTTCCGCATTCCGGCGATCGTCAAGTCCAAGGACGGCACGCTGCTGGCGTTCGCCGAAGGGCGCGTGCTCAACTGCGGCGACGCCGCCGACATCGACATCGTGCTCAAGCGGTCGACGGACGGCGGCCGCACCTGGGGGCCGCTCCAGGTTGTCAACGACGGCGCCGGTAACACGCACGGCAACCCGGCACCGATGGTGGACCGCGAGACCGGCCGCATCCTGCTGGCGGAAACGTACAACACGGGCCGCACGGACAGCGGCAGCTGCACCGTGCCGTGTGATCGCACCCCCCATCTGCAGTACAGCGACGACAACGGCGCGACCTGGTCCGCGCCGCGCGACCTGAGCGACCAGATACTGCCGGAGGAGTGGAACTCCTGGTACGCCACCGGCCCCGTGCACGGCATCCAGCTCACCAAGGGCCAGCACGCCGGCCGTCTGGTCTTCGGCGTCAACACCGAGACCTGGGACGGCAGTCGGGTCACCTCCAACCACGCCGCGCTCATCGTCAGCGACGACGGCGGCAACACCTGGAAGGTCGGCGCCACCGACTCCTGGCCCATCTCGACCGACGGCACCTTCCGGCAGAAGCCGTCCGAGGTGACCCTCACCGAGCGCACGGACGGCACGATCCTGATCAGCGGCAGGGAACAGGACGGCACCGATCTCGGCCATCGCAGCCAGACGTACAGCAAGGACGGCGGCTCCACCTTCACCGGCCCGTTCCGCGACCTTCCGGACCTCTACACACCCCAGGTCCAGGGCGCCACGCTCAGCCTGGGCAACCGGCTGCTGCTGTCCGCCCCCGGCGACCCGGACCGCCGGCGGACCATGATGGTCAGGTCCTCGTACGACGGCGGCGCCACCTGGGACAGTGCGGACCGCGGCAAGGTCGTCACCACGGAC comes from the Streptomyces sp. NBC_00443 genome and includes:
- the fdhD gene encoding formate dehydrogenase accessory sulfurtransferase FdhD gives rise to the protein MGRVTERRKVIRIRDGAVSTRPDTLVAEEPLEIRLNGKPLAITMRTPGDDFALAAGFLVSEGVLAEQGDLQNIVYCAGATVDGSNTYNVVDVRTAPGVQIPDITLERNVYTTSSCGLCGKASLDAVRTTARWPIADTPPVRVEPELLASLPDRLRAAQRVFDRTGGLHAAALFSEDGELLDIREDVGRHNAVDKLVGRALQNGDLPLSRTILLVSGRASFELAQKAVMAGIPLLAAVSAPSSLAVDLAAETGLTLVGFLRGSSMNVYAGEHRLALRTAAAQA
- a CDS encoding MarR family winged helix-turn-helix transcriptional regulator encodes the protein MGKSNEFPIGCRHARSPLPAVRTLPSWLLGRAAARGRSLLTEALAAEGVKMWHHVVLSAVRDLAPVAQADLGRSVQLDPKDLVGILNDLQSAGLVLREPDPNDRRKNAVSLTDAGARLLERCEKAAREANDALLAPLSPAERDRFMDLLIRISGTRS
- a CDS encoding exo-alpha-sialidase, producing MPSRVRARLRAALVAAVATLATAATLSPAESQPATKTPSFEQQVLFKASQEPGYACFRIPAIVKSKDGTLLAFAEGRVLNCGDAADIDIVLKRSTDGGRTWGPLQVVNDGAGNTHGNPAPMVDRETGRILLAETYNTGRTDSGSCTVPCDRTPHLQYSDDNGATWSAPRDLSDQILPEEWNSWYATGPVHGIQLTKGQHAGRLVFGVNTETWDGSRVTSNHAALIVSDDGGNTWKVGATDSWPISTDGTFRQKPSEVTLTERTDGTILISGREQDGTDLGHRSQTYSKDGGSTFTGPFRDLPDLYTPQVQGATLSLGNRLLLSAPGDPDRRRTMMVRSSYDGGATWDSADRGKVVTTDWSGYSDMVDVDASTVGLMYEGGAVDARDEIRFARFNEDWLGPRRGADPTTLDLAPSAPRATVLGGPEVTDGVLGNAFEFDGDNDAVRLPYRSRLPLGTGEFTVSLFFRYSAASGEQPFLWMGGIGSTQPQIWLRGEPDSDRVRGLITTREGFGTVRTASVWAGDAHNDGEWHHLALRRGGGRLTLFVDGRAISTTDVAGSVSRNSPFGVHVGQRMDSRAFLTGAVDDVHVWNRALGDSELTAAARARTTGRTSATSDTVLWLPMDQVR